The Desulfovibrio legallii genome contains a region encoding:
- a CDS encoding response regulator, translating to MPRSVAFLWGGWLLLCLAFAAHAAPAQGRAGQPLTIACMTGNEPLSFVAKTGEPAGLLVDFWRLWGRKAGRAVVFRMGPWDATVADLRTGRAQIHFGMHITGERAAWAHFGPPLYPVQVGLLLAAEGDNPRISDPAQLGAAAISVLKDSVQESYLRERCPALRLLPVQTVDAMIMAVVYGRAQGLAGNFPAVYTAIDALGLTTRFVPKAIPLFTRSLHPAVLKENADLLPLLEEGFARISRQELMALEDRWIRNRDQRMWGKMRRELRLGAEEQAWLAAHPRWRVGLHGQWPPLEFVSGGQLRGLSLDVVRLLAAQAGAAVAPTRLGEKSPAGDPAAEADLIPFMDDGQAAAPPWLFTRPFLSLPLAAVMRNSDRLIASPADLEGKILAVHNHHGLAARLRELVPGARLVPLRSAENGFLGLRQGAYDAVVDLAMAADYALRNGAVNDLRPVLLPGLNYEARLAVRGDWPQLAGILDKALDSLPPDAVAGLAERWTNLQVERTTDWTFVWRLTAAGLLFGGSLLGVTLLWNRRLARESQARRRALDAAEANAEALERRGQQLRAIVDHLPSLVILKDVEGRCLLVNRRVEEFWGRPASELEGGTNSGMLPPERAAAADLVDREVMASGRMRQFQAVLYNKDGEPREVEVVTVPLHDDAGRLFGLVFTGTDVTERRRAELEARRAEAEMAQIFNASGGGMRVIDCNLQVREVNAAYLRLFGHGRKTTPGAPGGGPLDEDGGVTVGLVQRVLAGEARASGTALRRTLTGRPVYCDLVFTPLVSPEGELRGVIEDCRDVTDLVESRQVMEQAKQAAEDANRAKSEFLANMSHEIRTPMNAIMGLTHLLLQTELTPRQHDYLRHSAASARALLRIINDILDFSKIEAGRLEMEQTEFALEEVLEQLMGLETAKSEDKGLDLLLHLSPDVPDLLVGDPLRLGQVLINLVDNAIKFTDRGEVLVAVQREALEGDCVTLRFSVQDTGIGMSEAEAARLFQPFAQADTSTTRRFGGTGLGLSICRRLADLMGGRLWVESAVGEGSTFFFTARFRAVAGQARRSAALTLDVADLPGLRVLVADDSATGREILCQALEGMGFQPGQAASGGEALDELMRAGRAGEPYDLVLMDWKMPGVDGIEAVRRIRACPDLSRIPTVIMVSAYGREEIMRRARDEGIRHFLIKPVSPALLLHTIRGVFGADAAARAPAAPAASCPLLPAEQRGLRVLLAEDNEINQLVAKELLEMAGLTVDIADNGREAVAMALRNDYAVVFMDIHMPEMDGLTATRELRATERCRDLPIIALTANGMAGDHEKSLAAGMNDHLSKPIDPECLAEAVRRWVRPEATRRKTDTA from the coding sequence ATGCCCAGAAGCGTCGCATTCCTATGGGGCGGATGGCTCTTGCTGTGTCTGGCCTTTGCGGCGCACGCCGCGCCTGCGCAAGGCAGGGCCGGGCAGCCCCTGACAATAGCCTGCATGACGGGCAACGAGCCACTTTCTTTTGTGGCCAAGACCGGAGAGCCGGCGGGTCTGCTGGTGGATTTCTGGCGGCTGTGGGGCAGGAAGGCGGGGCGCGCCGTGGTCTTCCGCATGGGCCCCTGGGACGCCACCGTGGCGGATCTGCGCACGGGCCGGGCCCAGATCCATTTCGGCATGCACATCACCGGGGAGCGGGCGGCTTGGGCGCACTTCGGCCCGCCCCTGTATCCTGTCCAGGTCGGCCTCCTGCTGGCGGCGGAAGGCGACAATCCCAGAATCAGCGACCCCGCGCAGTTGGGCGCGGCCGCCATCTCCGTGCTCAAGGATTCGGTGCAGGAATCCTACTTGCGCGAACGCTGCCCTGCCTTGCGGCTCCTGCCCGTGCAGACTGTCGACGCCATGATCATGGCCGTGGTCTACGGCCGGGCGCAGGGCCTGGCCGGCAACTTCCCGGCTGTTTACACGGCCATAGACGCCCTGGGGCTCACCACGCGCTTTGTCCCCAAGGCCATCCCTTTGTTCACGCGCAGCCTGCACCCCGCTGTGCTCAAGGAGAATGCGGACCTGCTGCCCCTGCTGGAGGAAGGCTTTGCCCGCATCAGCCGCCAGGAGCTGATGGCCCTGGAAGATCGCTGGATACGCAACCGCGACCAACGCATGTGGGGTAAAATGCGGCGCGAGCTGCGCCTTGGCGCGGAGGAGCAGGCCTGGCTTGCCGCGCATCCCCGCTGGCGGGTGGGCCTGCACGGCCAGTGGCCGCCGCTGGAATTTGTCAGTGGGGGGCAGCTGCGCGGGCTGAGCCTGGATGTGGTGCGGCTGCTGGCCGCCCAGGCAGGCGCAGCAGTGGCGCCGACCCGCCTGGGGGAAAAAAGCCCGGCGGGCGACCCCGCGGCGGAGGCGGACCTGATCCCCTTTATGGACGACGGCCAGGCCGCTGCGCCGCCCTGGCTGTTCACCCGTCCTTTTCTTTCGCTGCCGCTGGCGGCCGTCATGCGCAACAGCGACCGCCTGATCGCCAGTCCGGCGGACCTGGAGGGCAAGATCCTTGCCGTGCACAACCACCACGGCCTGGCGGCCCGCCTGCGTGAGCTGGTTCCCGGCGCAAGGCTGGTTCCCTTGCGCAGCGCGGAAAACGGGTTCCTGGGCCTGCGGCAGGGCGCGTACGATGCGGTGGTGGATCTGGCCATGGCGGCGGATTATGCCCTGCGCAACGGCGCGGTCAATGATCTGCGGCCAGTGCTTCTACCTGGCCTGAACTACGAGGCGCGCCTGGCCGTGCGCGGCGATTGGCCGCAACTGGCGGGCATTCTCGACAAGGCTTTGGACAGTCTGCCCCCGGACGCCGTGGCGGGCCTGGCGGAGCGCTGGACCAACCTGCAGGTGGAGCGGACCACGGACTGGACGTTTGTCTGGCGGCTGACGGCGGCGGGCCTGTTGTTCGGGGGCAGTCTGCTGGGGGTCACCCTGCTGTGGAACCGCCGCCTTGCGCGAGAGTCGCAGGCCCGGCGTCGGGCCCTGGACGCGGCCGAAGCCAATGCCGAGGCCCTGGAGCGGCGCGGGCAGCAACTGCGGGCCATTGTGGACCACCTGCCCAGTCTGGTGATCCTTAAGGACGTGGAAGGCCGCTGCCTGCTGGTGAACAGGAGAGTTGAGGAATTCTGGGGTCGCCCTGCGTCCGAACTGGAAGGCGGGACCAACAGCGGCATGCTGCCACCAGAAAGGGCTGCGGCGGCTGACCTGGTGGACCGGGAGGTTATGGCCTCCGGCCGGATGCGTCAGTTCCAGGCTGTTCTGTACAACAAGGACGGGGAACCGCGAGAAGTGGAGGTGGTCACTGTGCCCCTTCATGACGATGCGGGGCGTCTGTTCGGCCTTGTGTTTACGGGAACGGACGTGACCGAACGGCGGCGGGCGGAGCTGGAGGCGCGCCGGGCCGAGGCGGAAATGGCCCAGATCTTCAACGCTTCCGGCGGCGGCATGCGGGTCATTGATTGCAACCTGCAGGTGCGGGAGGTTAATGCCGCCTACCTGCGGCTCTTCGGCCATGGCCGGAAAACAACGCCGGGCGCGCCCGGCGGCGGCCCCCTGGACGAGGACGGCGGCGTGACCGTGGGCCTGGTGCAGCGCGTGCTGGCCGGGGAAGCCCGCGCCTCCGGCACCGCCCTGCGCCGTACGCTGACCGGCCGCCCCGTGTACTGCGACCTGGTCTTCACCCCCCTTGTTTCGCCCGAAGGCGAGCTCCGGGGCGTTATTGAAGACTGCCGCGATGTGACGGATCTGGTGGAAAGCCGCCAGGTTATGGAGCAGGCCAAACAGGCTGCGGAAGACGCCAACAGGGCCAAGAGCGAATTCCTCGCCAACATGAGCCACGAGATCCGCACGCCCATGAACGCCATCATGGGCCTGACCCATCTGCTCCTGCAGACGGAGCTCACCCCCCGGCAGCACGATTACCTTCGGCATAGTGCCGCTTCCGCCCGCGCACTTCTGCGGATCATCAACGACATTCTGGATTTTTCCAAAATCGAAGCCGGTCGCCTGGAAATGGAGCAGACGGAATTTGCCCTGGAGGAAGTGCTGGAGCAGCTTATGGGGCTGGAAACAGCCAAGAGCGAAGATAAGGGGCTGGATCTGCTGCTGCACCTGAGCCCGGACGTGCCCGATCTGCTGGTGGGGGATCCCCTGCGCCTGGGGCAGGTGCTCATCAATCTGGTGGACAACGCCATCAAGTTCACGGACCGGGGCGAAGTGCTGGTGGCCGTGCAGCGCGAGGCCCTGGAGGGCGATTGCGTCACCCTGCGTTTTTCCGTGCAGGATACGGGCATCGGCATGAGCGAGGCTGAGGCGGCCAGGCTGTTTCAGCCCTTTGCCCAGGCGGACACCTCCACCACCAGGCGGTTCGGCGGCACGGGGCTGGGGCTTTCCATCTGCCGGCGGCTTGCGGACCTCATGGGCGGGAGGCTCTGGGTGGAGAGCGCCGTGGGGGAGGGCAGCACCTTCTTTTTCACGGCCCGGTTCCGGGCTGTGGCAGGCCAGGCGCGGCGTTCGGCCGCGTTGACGCTGGACGTTGCGGATCTGCCGGGCCTGCGGGTGCTGGTGGCGGACGATTCCGCCACCGGGCGGGAAATTTTGTGCCAGGCTCTGGAGGGCATGGGCTTCCAGCCCGGTCAGGCCGCCAGCGGGGGCGAGGCCCTGGACGAGCTGATGCGGGCCGGACGCGCTGGCGAGCCCTACGACCTGGTACTTATGGACTGGAAAATGCCCGGCGTGGACGGCATAGAAGCCGTGCGGCGGATTCGCGCTTGCCCGGATTTGTCCCGCATCCCCACTGTCATCATGGTCTCGGCCTACGGGAGGGAAGAAATCATGCGCCGTGCCAGGGACGAGGGCATCCGGCATTTTCTGATCAAACCCGTGAGCCCCGCTCTCCTGCTGCACACCATCCGGGGCGTGTTCGGCGCGGATGCGGCGGCCCGCGCCCCCGCGGCGCCGGCGGCCTCCTGCCCGCTGCTGCCCGCGGAGCAGCGCGGCCTGCGGGTGCTGCTGGCTGAGGACAATGAGATCAACCAGCTGGTGGCCAAAGAACTGCTGGAAATGGCAGGCCTTACCGTGGACATTGCCGACAACGGCCGCGAAGCCGTGGCGATGGCCCTGCGCAACGACTATGCGGTCGTGTTCATGGACATCCACATGCCTGAGATGGACGGTCTGACTGCCACCAGGGAGCTGCGGGCCACGGAGCGCTGCCGCGATCTGCCCATCATTGCCCTGACGGCCAACGGCATGGCGGGCGACCACGAAAAAAGCCTGGCCGCCGGCATGAACGACCACCTGTCCAAGCCCATTGACCCCGAATGTCTGGCCGAAGCCGTGCGGCGCTGGGTGCGGCCGGAGGCGACCCGCCGCAAAACGGACACGGCATAG
- the trpD gene encoding anthranilate phosphoribosyltransferase, with amino-acid sequence MFLLIDNYDSFTYNLVQAFYALGHKPEVRRNDDPALLDLAASPDLKMVCISPGPGRPEDTGLCPEFLNRLNPRVPVLGVCLGHQLLGLHAGARVEVGPCIMHGKQSEIVHDGTGLFTGLPNPMRVGRYHSLVVRADEDAANPRFTVTARAPEGEVMALRYNDRPWVGVQFHPESVLTPEGLRLLGNFPQAIVSKDRDAGAADMAGILERLARKEDLTAEMAAAGFAALMDGKMSPAQAGAFLMGLRMKGESPLELAHATRAALSRAVRVDGISGTTIDVVGTGGDGRNSFNCSTATSLTLAGMGYKVVKHGNRAVSSKCGSADALEGVGIALDKDPASVAAMLRKRNFAFLFAPFFHPSFANIGPVRKEMGVRTLFNILGPMINPARPSHLLMGVARPELVDLVAETLLQSPLYRAAVVCGSGNYDEVTPIGPAQMALLHEGTVTSMTLDPREFGIGPCTVEDLAVNSKEEAVAVLKDILAGQGPRPMMDMVVLNVGLALYLLDEKADLALCMARAREAVGGGAGRKVLDAA; translated from the coding sequence ATGTTTCTGCTCATCGATAATTACGATTCCTTTACCTACAACCTGGTGCAGGCCTTCTACGCCCTGGGGCACAAGCCCGAGGTGCGCCGCAACGACGACCCCGCCCTGCTGGACCTGGCCGCAAGCCCGGACCTCAAGATGGTCTGCATTTCGCCCGGCCCTGGCCGCCCGGAGGATACGGGCCTCTGCCCGGAATTTCTCAACCGCCTTAACCCCCGCGTGCCCGTGCTGGGCGTCTGCCTGGGGCATCAGCTTCTGGGCCTGCACGCCGGAGCGCGGGTGGAGGTGGGCCCCTGCATCATGCACGGCAAGCAGTCGGAAATCGTCCACGACGGCACGGGCCTGTTCACGGGGCTGCCCAACCCCATGCGCGTGGGGCGCTACCACTCCCTGGTGGTGCGCGCCGACGAGGATGCGGCCAACCCCCGCTTTACGGTCACGGCCCGCGCGCCTGAGGGCGAGGTCATGGCCCTGCGTTACAATGACCGCCCCTGGGTGGGCGTGCAGTTCCACCCGGAATCCGTGCTGACCCCTGAGGGCCTGCGGTTGCTGGGCAATTTCCCCCAGGCCATTGTGAGTAAGGATAGGGACGCGGGCGCGGCCGACATGGCCGGCATTCTGGAACGCCTGGCCCGCAAGGAAGATCTTACGGCGGAGATGGCCGCCGCCGGCTTTGCGGCCCTCATGGACGGCAAGATGAGTCCGGCCCAGGCCGGGGCCTTCCTCATGGGCCTGCGCATGAAGGGCGAAAGCCCTCTGGAGCTGGCCCACGCCACCCGCGCCGCCCTGTCCCGCGCCGTGCGGGTGGACGGCATCTCCGGCACTACCATTGACGTGGTGGGCACAGGCGGGGACGGCCGCAACTCCTTCAACTGTTCCACGGCCACTTCGCTGACCCTGGCGGGCATGGGCTATAAGGTCGTCAAACACGGCAACCGGGCCGTGTCCTCCAAGTGCGGCAGCGCCGACGCCCTGGAGGGCGTAGGCATCGCTCTGGACAAAGACCCCGCCTCGGTGGCCGCCATGCTGCGCAAGCGCAACTTTGCCTTCCTTTTCGCGCCCTTCTTTCATCCTTCCTTCGCCAATATTGGCCCCGTGCGCAAGGAAATGGGCGTGCGCACCCTGTTCAACATTCTGGGCCCCATGATCAATCCCGCCCGGCCCAGCCATCTGCTCATGGGCGTGGCCCGGCCGGAGCTGGTGGACCTGGTGGCCGAAACCCTGCTCCAGTCGCCCCTCTACCGCGCGGCCGTGGTTTGCGGTTCTGGCAACTACGACGAGGTGACGCCCATCGGCCCCGCCCAAATGGCCCTGCTGCACGAGGGCACGGTGACTTCCATGACCCTGGACCCGCGGGAGTTCGGCATCGGCCCCTGCACAGTGGAAGACCTGGCCGTGAACAGCAAGGAAGAAGCCGTGGCCGTGCTCAAGGATATTCTGGCCGGACAGGGGCCGCGCCCCATGATGGACATGGTGGTGCTCAATGTGGGCCTGGCCCTGTACCTGCTGGATGAAAAGGCGGACCTGGCCCTGTGCATGGCCCGCGCCCGGGAGGCCGTGGGCGGCGGTGCGGGCAGGAAGGTGCTGGATGCTGCTTGA
- a CDS encoding anthranilate synthase component I family protein translates to MHNKGNAQPEIRLQQSARWLPADMDTPISLFMGMVGQDNGILLESAEVDGRWGRYSILACDAALFVACRGGSLALTVLDEGLAGLKRFEGRPFVEGLRALMGAMEIAPPANVPDLPPITRALYGYLGFGMAGLFNPKLAALMPPEEADCQLMLPATVLVFDHLYNRLCQVSLGDHRALMGARQPLEPGEAGQGALLDPQTVRAEPGEEGYKDFVRRIKEMLRQGEAIQVVPSVRFSAPFSGDPFELYRRMRRFNASPYMFYMRFPEITLLGSSPEVMVRCTAGQLQLSPIAGTRKRGADDLEDARLAAELRDDPKERAEHVMLVDLGRNDLGRVARPGSVNLERYMEVERYSHVMHLTSRVTARLDEGKDALDVLAATFPAGTVSGAPKVRAMEIIRQLEGRARGPYAGCIGWLGLDKGSVNLDTGITIRSMWLQEGRLFWQAGGGIVHDSDPELEWKEVCNKSAIMRLALRAEDEDHVSAHR, encoded by the coding sequence ATGCACAACAAGGGGAACGCGCAGCCGGAAATCAGGCTGCAACAGTCCGCCCGCTGGCTGCCGGCGGATATGGATACGCCCATCAGCCTGTTTATGGGTATGGTGGGGCAGGACAACGGCATTCTGCTGGAAAGCGCCGAGGTGGACGGCCGCTGGGGCCGTTACAGCATTCTGGCCTGCGATGCCGCCCTGTTCGTCGCCTGCCGGGGGGGCAGCCTGGCCCTCACCGTGCTGGACGAAGGCCTGGCGGGGCTCAAAAGGTTTGAAGGCCGCCCCTTTGTGGAGGGCCTGCGCGCCCTCATGGGGGCCATGGAGATTGCGCCGCCGGCCAACGTGCCCGATCTGCCGCCCATCACCCGCGCCCTGTACGGCTACCTGGGCTTCGGCATGGCCGGGCTGTTCAATCCCAAGCTGGCCGCGCTCATGCCGCCGGAAGAGGCCGATTGCCAGCTTATGCTGCCGGCCACGGTGCTGGTCTTTGATCACCTCTACAACCGGCTTTGCCAGGTGAGCCTGGGCGACCACCGCGCCCTTATGGGGGCCAGGCAGCCCCTGGAGCCCGGCGAGGCGGGGCAGGGGGCCCTGCTGGACCCGCAGACCGTCCGCGCCGAACCCGGCGAGGAAGGCTACAAGGATTTTGTGCGGCGCATCAAGGAGATGCTGCGCCAGGGCGAGGCTATCCAGGTGGTGCCTTCGGTGCGTTTTTCCGCGCCTTTTTCGGGCGATCCTTTTGAGCTTTACCGCCGCATGCGGCGCTTCAACGCCTCGCCCTACATGTTTTACATGCGCTTTCCGGAGATCACCCTGCTGGGTTCCTCGCCGGAGGTCATGGTGCGCTGCACGGCGGGGCAGCTGCAGCTTTCGCCCATTGCGGGCACGCGCAAGCGTGGGGCCGACGACCTGGAGGACGCCCGCCTGGCCGCCGAGCTGCGCGACGACCCCAAGGAGCGCGCCGAGCACGTCATGCTGGTGGACCTGGGCCGCAACGACCTGGGCCGGGTGGCCCGCCCCGGCTCCGTGAATCTGGAGCGCTATATGGAGGTGGAGCGCTACTCCCACGTTATGCACCTTACCAGCCGGGTCACGGCGCGGCTGGACGAGGGCAAGGACGCTCTGGACGTGCTGGCGGCCACCTTCCCGGCGGGCACGGTTTCCGGCGCGCCCAAGGTGCGGGCCATGGAAATCATCCGCCAGCTGGAAGGCCGCGCCCGCGGCCCTTATGCGGGCTGCATCGGCTGGCTGGGGCTGGATAAGGGCAGCGTCAATCTGGATACGGGCATCACCATCCGCAGCATGTGGCTGCAGGAAGGCCGGTTGTTCTGGCAGGCGGGCGGCGGCATCGTCCACGACTCCGATCCGGAACTGGAATGGAAGGAAGTGTGCAACAAATCGGCCATCATGCGCCTGGCCCTGCGTGCGGAGGATGAAGACCATGTTTCTGCTCATCGATAA
- a CDS encoding phosphoribosylanthranilate isomerase: MLVKFCGLTRQEDADQAVRLGARMGGFIFHPRSPRGVRPETAAALDTGPLLRVGVFVEQDAEEIRAIMAAARLDLAQLHGGQSVECAQAVGAERVIRVLWPERYSHRALLYTALRRHAEACAYYLLDAGVKGGGSGRRLEWPDLCCLRAPHPWLLAGGLGPGNVRAALSMCAPCGVDFNSGVEDAPGRKNADKMAAAVAAANPKGNGNMS, from the coding sequence ATGCTCGTAAAATTCTGCGGTCTCACCCGGCAGGAGGATGCGGACCAGGCCGTGCGCCTGGGCGCGCGCATGGGCGGTTTTATTTTTCATCCGCGCAGCCCCAGGGGCGTGCGCCCCGAAACCGCGGCCGCGCTGGACACGGGCCCCCTGTTGCGGGTAGGCGTCTTTGTGGAGCAGGATGCGGAGGAAATCCGCGCGATCATGGCCGCAGCCCGGCTGGACCTGGCCCAGCTGCACGGCGGCCAGAGCGTGGAATGCGCTCAGGCCGTGGGCGCGGAGCGGGTCATCCGGGTGCTCTGGCCGGAGCGTTACAGTCATCGCGCTTTATTGTACACTGCCCTGCGTCGGCACGCGGAGGCCTGCGCCTACTACCTGCTAGACGCGGGCGTCAAGGGCGGCGGCAGCGGGCGGCGGCTGGAATGGCCGGACCTGTGCTGCCTGCGCGCGCCGCACCCCTGGCTGCTGGCCGGCGGGCTTGGCCCCGGCAATGTGCGTGCGGCGCTCAGCATGTGCGCGCCCTGCGGCGTGGACTTCAACTCCGGCGTGGAGGACGCGCCGGGGCGCAAAAATGCGGACAAAATGGCGGCCGCCGTTGCAGCCGCAAACCCGAAAGGCAATGGGAACATGTCATGA
- a CDS encoding indole-3-glycerol phosphate synthase TrpC, with the protein MLLERFRAAKREELAALRALEARGALPAPLSGPRPSFTAALRAPGRGPLAVIAEYKRASPSRGVICEALEVEDVAAAYRGAGAAALSILTEEAHFHGSLGYLTRAAVPALYAGPRPPLLRKDFIFDALQVRATAATPASALLLIVRLTPEAGQLRALRELAESSGLEAVVEVFDAADLRLARESGARLIQVNARDLEKLTVDREACLTLARACPPRQGELWIAASGLSRPEHLRAAADAGYAAALVGGALMEGGRPGAALRALLAPGSPTEEGACS; encoded by the coding sequence ATGCTGCTTGAACGCTTCCGCGCGGCCAAGCGCGAGGAACTGGCGGCTCTGCGGGCGCTGGAGGCGCGGGGAGCTCTGCCCGCGCCCCTGTCCGGACCGCGGCCTTCCTTCACGGCGGCGCTGCGCGCCCCAGGCCGGGGGCCGCTGGCCGTCATTGCCGAGTACAAGCGGGCCTCGCCCTCGCGCGGGGTCATCTGCGAGGCCCTGGAGGTGGAGGACGTGGCCGCCGCCTACCGCGGGGCCGGGGCCGCGGCCCTCTCCATTCTTACGGAGGAGGCCCACTTTCACGGCAGCCTGGGCTACCTGACCCGCGCGGCCGTCCCTGCGCTGTACGCGGGGCCGCGTCCGCCCCTGTTGCGCAAGGACTTTATTTTTGACGCCCTGCAGGTGCGGGCCACGGCGGCCACCCCGGCTTCGGCCCTGCTGCTCATTGTCCGGCTTACGCCGGAGGCGGGTCAGCTGCGCGCGCTGCGGGAGCTGGCCGAAAGCTCTGGGCTGGAGGCAGTGGTGGAGGTTTTTGACGCGGCCGATCTGCGTCTGGCCAGGGAGAGCGGGGCGCGCCTTATCCAGGTCAACGCCCGCGACCTGGAAAAACTTACGGTGGACCGGGAAGCCTGCCTGACCCTGGCCCGCGCCTGTCCGCCCAGGCAGGGAGAGCTCTGGATCGCCGCCAGCGGCCTGAGCCGGCCGGAGCATCTGCGCGCCGCGGCAGACGCGGGTTATGCAGCGGCCCTGGTGGGCGGCGCGCTTATGGAGGGCGGCCGACCCGGCGCGGCCCTGCGGGCGCTGCTTGCGCCGGGTTCGCCAACGGAGGAAGGAGCATGCTCGTAA